One region of Deltaproteobacteria bacterium genomic DNA includes:
- a CDS encoding YicC family protein has translation MTGYGAGRADAPTARVTVEVRGVNQRFLDLKIVAPREYAAWEREMRGRASAMAQRGRVEITVARAAVAARRRYAVVVRAELARAYVAAARRLGRRLGLEGDVALVDVLRLPDVFEVSEEPPELRGELPALRRALARALGAFDRERRREGGHLRRDMLGRAAALRRATAAIRRRLPHALAALRNQVEERLVRLVGGAELDRGRVAQEVAMLAERSDVTEEVVRLEAHLGALATALGERGPVGKRIEFLLQEIQRELNTTGAKAGDREITDLVLGAKAEVEKLREQVQNVE, from the coding sequence ATGACGGGATACGGCGCCGGGCGCGCCGATGCGCCGACCGCGCGCGTGACGGTCGAGGTCCGCGGCGTCAATCAGCGCTTTCTCGACCTGAAGATCGTGGCTCCGCGCGAGTACGCGGCCTGGGAGCGCGAGATGCGCGGGCGCGCGAGTGCGATGGCGCAGCGCGGGCGGGTCGAGATCACCGTTGCACGCGCGGCGGTGGCGGCGCGGCGCCGCTACGCCGTGGTCGTACGCGCCGAGCTGGCGCGCGCCTACGTGGCGGCGGCGCGCCGGCTCGGCCGGCGCCTCGGGCTCGAGGGGGACGTCGCCCTGGTCGACGTCCTCCGCCTGCCCGACGTCTTCGAGGTGAGCGAAGAGCCACCCGAGCTGCGCGGCGAGCTCCCGGCGCTGCGCCGCGCGCTCGCGCGCGCGCTCGGCGCCTTCGACCGCGAGCGCCGGCGCGAGGGCGGCCACCTCCGCCGCGACATGCTCGGCCGCGCGGCGGCGCTCAGGCGGGCGACGGCGGCCATCCGCCGCCGGTTGCCGCACGCTCTGGCCGCGCTCAGGAACCAGGTCGAGGAGCGCCTGGTGCGCCTGGTGGGCGGCGCCGAGCTCGACCGCGGGCGGGTGGCGCAGGAGGTCGCCATGCTCGCCGAGCGGAGCGACGTGACCGAGGAGGTGGTGCGGCTCGAGGCGCACCTCGGCGCGCTCGCCACGGCGCTCGGCGAGCGCGGCCCGGTCGGCAAGCGCATCGAGTTCCTGCTCCAGGAGATCCAGCGCGAGCTCAACACCACCGGCGCCAAGGCGGGGGACCGCGAGATCACGGACCTGGTGCTCGGCGCGAAGGCCGAGGTGGAGAAGCTGCGCGAGCAGGTGCAGAACGTGGAGTGA
- the rfaE2 gene encoding D-glycero-beta-D-manno-heptose 1-phosphate adenylyltransferase, with protein MPVPKLAPDLAALAAALAPRRAAGARVVFTNGCFDLLHPGHVRYLDAARALGDVLVVGLNGDASVRRLKGPGRPILRAEERAEVLAGLAAVDHVIVFDEDTPRALVAALGPDVLVKGADWPEDEIAGRHETLARGGVVERIPLVPGISTSELIRRIRER; from the coding sequence GTGCCGGTACCGAAGCTCGCGCCCGACCTGGCCGCGCTCGCGGCCGCGCTCGCGCCGCGTCGCGCGGCGGGCGCGCGCGTGGTGTTCACGAACGGCTGCTTCGATCTCCTCCATCCCGGCCACGTGCGCTACCTCGACGCCGCCCGCGCGCTGGGCGACGTGCTGGTCGTCGGGCTGAACGGCGACGCCTCGGTCCGCCGCCTGAAAGGCCCCGGCCGGCCGATCCTCCGCGCCGAGGAACGCGCCGAGGTGCTCGCGGGCCTCGCCGCCGTCGATCACGTGATCGTGTTCGACGAGGACACGCCGCGCGCGCTCGTCGCCGCGCTCGGCCCGGACGTGCTGGTCAAGGGCGCCGACTGGCCCGAGGACGAGATCGCCGGCCGCCACGAGACCCTCGCCCGCGGCGGAGTGGTCGAGCGCATCCCTCTCGTCCCCGGCATCTCCACGAGCGAGCTGATCCGCCGCATCCGGGAGCGCTAA
- the rpmB gene encoding 50S ribosomal protein L28, whose product MARACDICGKQRSVGHNVSHANNKTKRLWRPNLQRVHASVAGGGRRLLVCTRCLRSGRVLKAAPQRRGATA is encoded by the coding sequence ATGGCGCGCGCGTGCGACATCTGCGGCAAGCAGCGTTCCGTCGGCCACAACGTGAGCCACGCCAACAACAAGACGAAGCGGCTCTGGCGGCCGAACCTCCAGCGGGTGCACGCCAGCGTGGCCGGCGGCGGGCGGCGGCTCCTCGTCTGCACCCGCTGCCTGCGCTCGGGGCGGGTGCTGAAAGCCGCACCGCAGCGGCGCGGCGCGACCGCCTAG
- a CDS encoding cytidylate kinase (catalyzes the formation of (d)CDP from ATP and (d)CMP), whose translation MLITISGLPGSGKTTVARLVARALGLEHVYAGDLFRRQAEAAGLTLEEYARRAETDHSIDRRLDDAMRARARRGDAVLEGRLAAFKAEEAGVRALRVFLDAPERVRAARIAGREGGDAAERLRQIQAREASDARRYREIYGVDYHDPGRYDLVLHTDGRSPEELAAEIVARARRAS comes from the coding sequence GTGCTGATCACCATCTCGGGCCTGCCCGGCAGCGGCAAGACGACCGTCGCGCGCCTGGTCGCCCGGGCCCTCGGCCTGGAGCACGTCTACGCGGGCGACCTCTTCCGCCGCCAGGCCGAGGCCGCCGGGCTGACGCTCGAGGAGTACGCGCGCCGCGCCGAGACCGATCACTCGATCGACCGCCGCCTCGACGACGCGATGCGCGCGCGCGCCCGGCGGGGCGACGCGGTGCTCGAGGGCCGGCTCGCCGCCTTCAAGGCCGAGGAGGCGGGCGTGCGCGCGCTGCGCGTCTTCCTGGACGCCCCCGAGCGGGTGCGCGCCGCGCGCATCGCCGGGCGCGAGGGCGGCGACGCGGCCGAACGGCTGCGGCAGATCCAGGCGCGCGAAGCCTCGGACGCGCGCCGTTACCGCGAGATCTACGGCGTCGACTACCACGACCCCGGGCGCTACGATCTCGTGCTCCACACCGACGGCCGCTCGCCCGAGGAGCTGGCGGCCGAGATCGTGGCGCGCGCGCGGCGGGCGTCATGA
- a CDS encoding glucose-6-phosphate isomerase (catalyzes the formation of D-fructose 6-phosphate from D-glucose 6-phosphate) gives MANYRRRRWRETMTVRVDLNGLLAAAVGAGGLAAEEVTGLEPELARVRDELAGRRAAGALAFAELPHRHDDVRRVLDVAAGVGADVDTLVVLGIGGSALGTRALLGALGDAAGGRRVIVADSIDPDAFGALLARIDPQRTLFNVISKSGETAETMAQFLVVRDRLLRELGAVDYKQHLVVTTDAEKGVLRQIVNDEGFRDLVVPSGVGGRFSALTAVGLFPAAIAGIDVEELLAGAAHMDERARAAAPLADPALALAGMLFLLASAHAKPIVVFMAYCERLAATADWFCQLWAESLGKAQDLAGRTVEWGQTPVRALGAADQHSQLQLYVAGPRDKVVLFARVEDHGVVVDLPTTYQDLEGVGYLGGHSLGELLNAEHQATELALAKCGRPSATFVLPAVNAFTLGQLLYLLETATVAVGALAGIDPFGQPGVEEGKRLAYGLMGRPGFEASRVEVEAWLARKDARFIL, from the coding sequence ATGGCGAACTACCGACGCCGTCGCTGGCGGGAGACCATGACGGTCCGCGTCGACCTGAACGGGCTCCTCGCCGCGGCGGTGGGGGCGGGCGGACTCGCCGCCGAGGAGGTCACGGGGCTCGAGCCGGAGCTCGCCCGCGTGCGCGACGAGCTCGCGGGGCGCCGGGCCGCGGGCGCGCTCGCCTTCGCCGAGCTGCCGCACCGGCACGACGACGTCCGCCGCGTCCTCGACGTGGCGGCCGGCGTCGGGGCCGACGTCGACACGCTGGTCGTGCTCGGCATCGGCGGCTCCGCGCTCGGCACACGCGCGCTGCTCGGCGCGCTCGGCGACGCGGCCGGCGGGCGGCGGGTGATCGTCGCCGACTCGATCGACCCCGACGCCTTCGGCGCGCTGCTCGCACGGATCGACCCGCAGCGGACGCTCTTCAACGTGATCAGCAAGTCGGGCGAGACCGCCGAGACCATGGCCCAGTTCCTGGTCGTGCGCGACCGCCTGCTGCGCGAGCTGGGCGCGGTCGACTACAAGCAGCACCTGGTCGTCACCACCGACGCGGAGAAGGGCGTGCTGCGCCAGATCGTCAACGACGAGGGCTTCCGCGACCTGGTCGTGCCGAGCGGCGTGGGCGGGCGCTTCTCGGCGCTCACCGCCGTGGGGCTCTTTCCCGCCGCGATCGCCGGCATCGACGTCGAGGAGCTGCTCGCCGGTGCGGCGCACATGGACGAGCGTGCGCGCGCGGCCGCGCCGCTCGCCGACCCGGCGCTGGCACTGGCGGGGATGCTCTTCCTCCTGGCCAGCGCGCACGCGAAGCCGATCGTCGTCTTCATGGCGTACTGCGAGCGCCTGGCGGCGACCGCCGACTGGTTCTGCCAGCTCTGGGCGGAGAGCCTCGGCAAGGCGCAGGACCTCGCCGGCCGCACCGTCGAGTGGGGCCAGACGCCCGTGCGCGCGCTCGGCGCCGCCGACCAGCACTCGCAGCTCCAGCTCTACGTGGCGGGCCCGCGCGACAAGGTGGTCCTCTTCGCGCGCGTCGAGGACCACGGCGTGGTGGTCGACCTGCCGACGACCTACCAGGACCTGGAAGGGGTCGGCTATCTCGGCGGCCACTCGCTCGGCGAGCTGCTCAACGCCGAGCACCAGGCGACCGAGCTGGCGCTCGCCAAGTGCGGCCGGCCGAGCGCGACCTTCGTCCTGCCGGCGGTGAACGCCTTCACGCTGGGGCAGCTCCTCTACCTCCTCGAGACGGCGACCGTCGCCGTGGGCGCGCTGGCGGGTATCGACCCGTTCGGGCAGCCCGGTGTCGAGGAGGGGAAGCGGCTCGCCTACGGGCTCATGGGACGCCCCGGTTTCGAGGCGAGCCGCGTCGAGGTGGAGGCCTGGCTGGCGCGCAAGGACGCGCGCTTCATCCTGTAG
- the mutL gene encoding DNA mismatch repair endonuclease MutL: protein MGKIAVLPPAVQGQIAAGEVIDRPASVVKELVENALDAGAHHVDVRLAAGGLELIAVRDDGEGMAAEDALVAFARHATSKLARAEDLPTVATLGFRGEALPSIAAVARVRVVTRRATEAGGVAVEADAGGARSAGAAGAPPGTSVEVRGLFAATPARRKFLRSPATEVGHAVDVLTRLAVASPTAGFRLEHDGREVLAFPPVAGARQRLVQVLGRERAEGLVPVEAAAGGYALTGFLAPPRETLATARLVWTYVAVGGAGSARWVRDRLLLRAVLDGYAALVMRGRYPIAVLFLTIPPGEVDVNVHPAKLEVRLRTPAAVHQLVVPVLRARLAAALAPPPAALAREAALPYGAPRGEGDPHAGPAAQAPLWTPAPRGFAALRFIGQIFEGYLLCEGEGRVVLIDQHAAHERVAFERLRTECRAGGVARDRLLVPETIALAAAESAALAEHAAALAAAGLEGEPFGEGTFLLRTVPRLLAGRDVGALVRAVAGELVEEGASAAAERATDAALATIACHGVVRVGQRLGAAEAQALLASMDGVEVSAHCPHGRPVAAELPRGQLEALFRR, encoded by the coding sequence ATGGGCAAGATCGCCGTGCTGCCGCCCGCCGTGCAGGGGCAGATCGCGGCCGGCGAGGTGATCGACCGCCCGGCCTCGGTGGTGAAGGAGCTGGTCGAGAACGCGCTCGACGCCGGCGCCCACCACGTGGACGTGCGGCTCGCCGCGGGCGGGCTCGAGCTGATCGCCGTGCGCGACGATGGCGAGGGCATGGCGGCGGAGGACGCGCTGGTCGCCTTCGCGCGCCACGCGACCAGCAAGCTCGCGCGCGCGGAGGACCTGCCGACGGTCGCGACGCTCGGCTTCCGCGGCGAGGCGCTGCCCAGCATCGCCGCGGTGGCGCGGGTCCGCGTGGTCACCCGCCGGGCCACCGAGGCGGGCGGCGTCGCGGTCGAGGCGGATGCGGGAGGCGCGCGGTCGGCGGGCGCGGCGGGCGCGCCGCCGGGCACGAGCGTGGAGGTGCGCGGGCTGTTCGCCGCGACCCCGGCGCGGCGGAAGTTCCTGCGCAGCCCGGCGACCGAGGTGGGACACGCCGTGGACGTGCTCACGCGGCTGGCGGTCGCGAGCCCGACCGCCGGTTTCCGCCTCGAGCACGACGGGCGCGAGGTGCTCGCCTTCCCGCCGGTCGCCGGGGCGCGCCAGCGCCTCGTGCAGGTGCTCGGGCGCGAGCGCGCCGAGGGCCTCGTGCCGGTCGAGGCCGCCGCGGGCGGCTACGCGCTCACCGGCTTCCTCGCCCCGCCGCGCGAGACGCTGGCGACTGCGCGCCTGGTGTGGACCTACGTGGCCGTCGGCGGCGCGGGCAGCGCGCGCTGGGTGCGCGATCGGCTCCTCCTGCGCGCCGTGCTCGATGGCTATGCCGCGCTCGTGATGCGGGGCCGCTACCCGATCGCGGTCCTCTTCCTCACCATCCCGCCCGGCGAGGTCGACGTGAACGTGCATCCCGCGAAGCTCGAGGTGCGCCTCAGGACCCCGGCGGCGGTGCACCAGCTGGTCGTGCCCGTGCTGCGCGCCCGCCTGGCAGCGGCGCTCGCCCCGCCGCCGGCGGCGCTCGCGCGCGAGGCCGCGCTCCCCTACGGGGCGCCGCGCGGGGAGGGCGACCCGCACGCCGGGCCCGCGGCACAGGCCCCACTCTGGACGCCCGCGCCGCGCGGGTTTGCGGCGCTGCGCTTCATCGGCCAGATCTTCGAGGGCTACCTCCTCTGCGAGGGCGAGGGACGCGTCGTGCTGATCGACCAGCATGCGGCCCACGAGCGGGTCGCGTTCGAGCGCCTGCGCACCGAATGCCGCGCGGGCGGCGTCGCGCGCGACCGCCTGCTCGTGCCGGAGACGATCGCGCTCGCGGCGGCCGAGTCGGCCGCGCTCGCCGAGCACGCCGCGGCGCTCGCGGCCGCGGGCCTCGAGGGCGAGCCCTTCGGCGAGGGCACCTTCCTCCTGCGCACCGTGCCACGGCTGCTCGCCGGACGCGACGTGGGCGCCCTGGTGCGGGCCGTCGCCGGCGAGCTGGTCGAGGAAGGGGCCAGCGCGGCGGCCGAGCGCGCCACCGACGCGGCGCTCGCCACCATCGCCTGCCACGGCGTGGTGCGCGTCGGGCAGCGGCTCGGCGCGGCCGAGGCGCAGGCGCTCCTCGCGTCGATGGACGGCGTCGAGGTCTCGGCCCACTGCCCGCACGGCCGCCCCGTCGCCGCCGAGCTACCCCGCGGCCAGCTGGAAGCGCTGTTTCGGAGATGA
- a CDS encoding bifunctional (p)ppGpp synthetase/guanosine-3',5'-bis(diphosphate) 3'-pyrophosphohydrolase, with amino-acid sequence MTIGELVERVRAYTPTAPVDVIQRAYEFSASVHKGQRRASGEPYLTHPLQVAGIIADLRLDVPSVATGLLHDTVEDTLVTLAQVEERFGAEIAGLVDGVTKIGRINFTSREEKQAENFRKMLLAMARDIRVILIKLADRTHNMRTLGHLPPERQADIAQETLDIYAPLAHRLGIYWIKSDLEDNALRFLHPEVYYQLKRSVAKRKAEREKYIREVISVLGKKLAESEVEAEVSGRPKHFYSIYQKMQAQNLLYDQIHDLVAFRIVADSVGECYQALGVVHAHWKPVPGRFKDYIALPKANGYQSLHTTVIGPYGERMEIQIRTRDMHRVAEYGVAAHWRYKQPGAEGDGAQRFAWLRQMLEWQQQLQDPQEFLRSVKEDLFAEEVFVFTPKGDLLNFPLGSTVIDFAYRIHSEVGHHCAGARVNGKIVPLRYQLQSGDTVEIVSTANQQPSKDWLKLVKTPRAKGRIRAWVKAQQSSRSVAVGREILERDLGRHQLDLARLRGDGTLRRVADELGQKDEDTLLASVGYGKLTAQQVLGKLLSPEELERRRERGEGRLQRLLRMVSRQTKSGVQVSGVEDMLVRFGKCCSPLPGERITGFITRGRGVTVHTLDCPKVLESDPQRRIDVQWEDGKGTPRPVRVEVTCVDQPGLLAAMSKAISSAGINITRAHVHALGDRKAQNVFELMVTSAEELNRVMRNLGRVRGVMKVARVRT; translated from the coding sequence ATGACCATCGGCGAGCTGGTAGAGCGCGTGCGCGCCTACACCCCGACCGCCCCGGTCGACGTGATCCAGCGCGCCTACGAGTTCTCGGCGAGCGTGCACAAGGGCCAGCGGCGCGCCTCGGGCGAGCCCTACCTGACCCACCCCCTCCAGGTGGCGGGCATCATCGCGGACCTCCGCCTCGACGTGCCGAGCGTCGCCACCGGCCTCCTGCACGACACGGTCGAGGACACGCTCGTCACGCTCGCCCAGGTCGAGGAGCGCTTCGGCGCCGAGATCGCGGGCCTGGTCGACGGCGTCACCAAGATCGGCCGGATCAACTTCACCTCGCGCGAGGAGAAGCAGGCGGAGAACTTCCGCAAGATGCTCCTCGCCATGGCGCGCGACATCCGCGTCATCCTGATCAAGCTCGCCGACCGCACGCACAACATGCGCACCCTCGGCCACCTGCCGCCCGAGCGGCAGGCGGACATCGCGCAGGAGACGCTCGACATCTACGCGCCCCTCGCGCACCGTCTCGGCATCTACTGGATCAAGTCGGACCTGGAGGACAACGCACTGCGCTTCCTCCACCCCGAGGTCTACTACCAGCTGAAGCGCAGCGTCGCGAAGCGTAAGGCCGAGCGGGAGAAGTACATCCGGGAAGTCATCTCCGTCCTCGGCAAGAAGCTCGCCGAGTCCGAGGTCGAGGCCGAGGTGAGCGGGCGTCCCAAGCACTTCTACTCGATCTACCAGAAGATGCAGGCTCAGAACCTGCTCTACGACCAGATCCACGACCTGGTCGCGTTCCGCATCGTGGCGGACTCGGTCGGCGAGTGCTACCAGGCGCTCGGCGTGGTGCACGCCCACTGGAAACCGGTGCCCGGGCGCTTCAAGGACTACATCGCGCTCCCCAAGGCGAACGGCTACCAGTCGCTGCACACCACGGTGATCGGCCCCTACGGCGAGCGCATGGAGATCCAGATCCGCACCCGCGACATGCACCGTGTGGCCGAGTACGGCGTGGCCGCGCACTGGCGCTACAAGCAGCCGGGCGCCGAGGGCGACGGCGCGCAGCGCTTCGCCTGGCTGCGGCAGATGCTCGAGTGGCAGCAGCAGCTCCAGGACCCGCAGGAGTTTCTCCGCTCGGTGAAGGAGGACCTGTTCGCCGAGGAGGTGTTCGTCTTCACGCCCAAGGGGGACCTGCTCAACTTCCCGCTCGGCTCGACGGTCATCGACTTCGCCTACCGCATCCACTCCGAGGTCGGGCACCACTGCGCCGGGGCGCGCGTCAACGGGAAGATCGTGCCGCTGCGCTACCAGCTGCAGAGCGGCGACACGGTCGAGATCGTCAGCACCGCCAACCAGCAGCCGTCGAAGGACTGGCTCAAGCTGGTGAAGACGCCGCGCGCGAAGGGGCGCATCCGCGCCTGGGTGAAGGCGCAGCAGTCGAGCCGCTCGGTGGCGGTGGGGCGCGAGATCCTGGAGCGCGACCTCGGCCGCCACCAGCTCGACCTGGCGAGGCTGCGCGGCGACGGCACGCTGCGCCGCGTGGCCGACGAGCTCGGGCAGAAGGACGAGGACACGCTGCTCGCGAGCGTCGGCTACGGGAAGCTGACGGCGCAGCAGGTGCTCGGCAAGCTCCTCTCGCCCGAAGAGCTCGAGCGCCGGCGCGAGCGGGGCGAGGGCCGCCTCCAGCGCCTGCTCCGGATGGTCAGCCGGCAGACGAAGAGCGGCGTCCAGGTCTCGGGCGTGGAGGACATGCTGGTGCGCTTCGGGAAGTGCTGCAGCCCGCTGCCCGGCGAGCGCATCACCGGCTTCATCACGCGCGGGCGCGGCGTGACGGTGCACACGCTCGACTGCCCGAAGGTGCTCGAGAGCGACCCGCAGCGGCGGATCGACGTGCAGTGGGAGGACGGGAAGGGGACGCCGCGCCCGGTGCGCGTCGAGGTCACGTGCGTCGACCAGCCCGGGCTGCTCGCCGCCATGTCGAAGGCGATCAGCTCGGCCGGCATCAACATCACCCGCGCCCACGTGCACGCCCTCGGCGACCGCAAGGCGCAGAACGTCTTCGAGCTGATGGTGACCAGCGCCGAGGAGCTGAACCGCGTGATGCGCAACCTGGGCCGCGTGCGCGGCGTGATGAAGGTGGCGCGGGTCCGCACGTGA
- a CDS encoding acetyl-CoA carboxylase carboxyltransferase subunit alpha, protein MGGRAAATPTYLDFERPLERLDAEIARLAGASPSTAEGECLRRLRAERGRVQQELLVRLTPWERVQLSRHPDRPSALDYLGVLCRDLVELHGDRRFGEDGAIVGGLARFRGHAVVVVAQQRGRSAAERLARNFGMPRPEGYRKAIRLFELAERFRRPVITFVDTQGADPGIGAEERGQAEAIAASLRTLAALRAPVVSAVIGEGGSGGALALALADRVLMQEHAWYSVISPEGCASILFRERTPETVARSAALLRLTAAELASFGVVDAIVPEPGGGAHRQPARAAVLLGRALERHLTALRGMPPGALVARRYARYRRIGRDLPAV, encoded by the coding sequence ATGGGCGGGCGGGCGGCGGCCACGCCGACCTATCTCGACTTCGAGCGGCCGCTCGAGCGGCTCGATGCCGAGATCGCCCGCCTGGCCGGCGCGAGCCCGAGCACGGCCGAGGGCGAGTGCCTCCGCCGCCTGCGCGCCGAGCGCGGGCGCGTGCAGCAGGAGCTCCTCGTGCGCCTGACGCCGTGGGAGCGCGTGCAGCTCTCGCGTCACCCCGACCGCCCCTCGGCCCTCGACTACCTGGGCGTCCTCTGCCGGGACCTGGTCGAGCTGCACGGCGACCGCCGCTTCGGCGAGGACGGGGCGATCGTCGGCGGGCTCGCGCGCTTTCGCGGCCACGCCGTCGTGGTAGTCGCGCAGCAGCGCGGCCGCTCCGCCGCCGAGCGCCTCGCGCGTAACTTCGGCATGCCGCGCCCCGAGGGCTACCGCAAGGCGATCCGCCTCTTCGAGCTGGCGGAGCGCTTCCGGCGCCCGGTCATCACCTTCGTCGACACGCAGGGTGCGGACCCCGGCATCGGGGCCGAGGAGCGCGGGCAGGCGGAGGCGATCGCGGCGAGCCTGCGCACGCTGGCAGCGCTCCGCGCGCCGGTGGTGAGCGCCGTGATCGGCGAGGGCGGGAGCGGCGGGGCGCTCGCCCTCGCCCTCGCCGACCGCGTGCTGATGCAGGAGCACGCCTGGTACTCGGTCATCTCGCCCGAGGGCTGCGCCTCGATCCTCTTCCGCGAGCGCACGCCCGAGACCGTCGCGCGGAGTGCGGCGCTCCTGCGCCTGACGGCGGCCGAGCTGGCCTCGTTCGGTGTGGTGGACGCGATCGTGCCCGAGCCGGGCGGTGGCGCGCACCGCCAGCCGGCGCGCGCGGCCGTGCTCCTGGGCCGCGCGCTCGAGCGCCACCTGACGGCGCTCCGCGGGATGCCGCCGGGGGCGCTGGTCGCGCGCCGCTACGCCCGCTACCGGCGCATCGGCCGCGATCTGCCCGCGGTGTGA
- the miaA gene encoding tRNA (adenosine(37)-N6)-dimethylallyltransferase MiaA, translated as MRVLCIVGPTASGKSALALDLAERVGGEIVSADSRQVYRDLDIGTAKPTAAERARVPHHCLDLVAPSEAFDAARFRDAARAAIADIVRRGRVALVVGGTGLYVRVLLGGLCPAPPRVPALRRALAPEEAAALHRRLRVLDPAAAARIAPRDRVRIVRALEVALTTGVPLSRWQAEHGFAEPAYDALVIGLARPTPELNARIAARARAMAEAGFLDEVRALRRRGLGAGAPGLSAVGYRELLACVEGRTDLATALAATVRATRRFAKRQRTWFRREPGIVWCHPEREAGAIAAAAEGFLAGAAPAARPA; from the coding sequence ATGCGCGTCCTCTGCATCGTCGGCCCGACGGCGAGCGGGAAGAGCGCGCTCGCGCTCGACCTCGCCGAGCGGGTGGGCGGCGAGATCGTGTCCGCCGACTCGCGGCAGGTCTATCGCGACCTCGACATCGGTACGGCCAAGCCGACCGCGGCCGAGCGCGCCCGCGTCCCGCACCACTGCCTGGACCTGGTCGCGCCGAGCGAGGCTTTCGATGCGGCGCGCTTCCGGGACGCCGCGCGCGCGGCGATCGCAGACATCGTCCGCCGCGGCCGCGTGGCGCTCGTGGTGGGCGGCACGGGCCTCTACGTGCGTGTGCTCCTGGGCGGCCTCTGCCCGGCGCCGCCGCGGGTGCCGGCGCTGCGCAGGGCGCTCGCGCCGGAGGAGGCGGCGGCGCTGCATCGCCGGCTCCGAGTCCTCGACCCCGCAGCCGCGGCGCGCATCGCGCCCCGCGACCGGGTGCGCATCGTGCGCGCGCTCGAGGTGGCGCTCACGACCGGCGTGCCGCTCTCGCGCTGGCAGGCCGAGCACGGCTTCGCCGAGCCGGCATACGACGCGCTGGTGATCGGCCTCGCCCGCCCCACGCCCGAGCTGAACGCGCGCATCGCGGCGCGCGCGCGCGCGATGGCGGAGGCGGGCTTCCTGGACGAGGTGCGTGCGCTTCGCCGGCGCGGGCTCGGCGCCGGGGCGCCCGGCCTCTCGGCGGTCGGCTACCGCGAGCTGCTCGCCTGCGTGGAGGGGCGGACGGACCTGGCGACTGCGCTCGCGGCGACCGTGCGTGCGACGCGCCGGTTCGCGAAGCGCCAGCGCACCTGGTTCCGGCGCGAGCCTGGGATCGTGTGGTGCCACCCGGAGCGCGAGGCGGGAGCGATCGCGGCCGCGGCCGAGGGATTCCTGGCGGGCGCGGCGCCGGCGGCGCGGCCGGCGTGA
- a CDS encoding RidA family protein produces MSRIASDGAPRALGPYAQAVVAGDLVFCSGQVGIDPASGALVPGGIAAETARVLENLGAVLRAAGLGLADVVKTTVYLTDLSEFAAMNEVYGRYFPLPHPARATVQVARLPAGARVEIEAVAARAHPGAGQGSRDPAPSGGGPRSRA; encoded by the coding sequence GTGAGCCGGATCGCGAGCGACGGCGCGCCCCGCGCCCTCGGGCCCTACGCGCAGGCGGTGGTGGCGGGCGACCTCGTCTTCTGCTCGGGGCAGGTGGGCATCGATCCGGCGAGCGGCGCCCTCGTCCCCGGGGGGATCGCGGCGGAGACGGCGCGCGTGCTCGAGAACCTGGGCGCGGTGCTGCGCGCAGCCGGGCTCGGCCTCGCGGACGTCGTCAAGACGACGGTGTACCTGACCGACCTGAGCGAATTCGCGGCCATGAACGAGGTCTACGGCCGCTACTTCCCGCTCCCGCATCCGGCGCGCGCCACCGTGCAGGTGGCGCGGCTGCCGGCGGGCGCGCGGGTCGAGATCGAGGCGGTGGCGGCGCGGGCGCATCCCGGCGCGGGACAAGGGTCCCGAGACCCTGCTCCTTCCGGCGGCGGTCCGAGGAGCCGTGCATGA